Below is a genomic region from Raphanus sativus cultivar WK10039 chromosome 4, ASM80110v3, whole genome shotgun sequence.
GTCGACGCTCTCCCTGATCATCTTCTGAAGATTTCAAGAAAGTTGAATGTAATCAGAATCGTCCATAGAATCGAAACGTTGATCCACACTATCTCGTGAGTTTTCTGTTTATTCTATTTGTTGCTTTTCAATCTGTATTTATCGTAATGATaacaatttgaaatatttatttaactttcatattttctcctcttcctctttaATTCATTGTTTTTGATTGCACAAAATGTGCATATATTTATGACTATTCATGAATTTTGGTTATAGAAACTTGAAAAGACCAAACAAAATGGACACACCAATCACTAatcatatatcaaaaatatgtaGCGTTGAAGGCATAGCAGCATTATcatttctcttttgttttacttgttaattttaataataagatgatgatcaaaattttactaattaaatattCATGATTTTGTCAACAAAATATGCAAAAGCAATACAACAATTGTAAAAGCCAGCACAAGTTGATACGCACGAGCTCTTAATGAAAGATGAAAGATGTCTAATATTGGTAGATGATGAATATCTATGAAATTATTTACAACAAGAAActtataatgaaaataatatttataagtaTAAATGACACctataaactaaaaaaactaaaaacactaATTGTAATAACCTCctaaaaaaactataatcaCAAACCTATACCCAAAGCCAcacaacttacatatataatattttgtaaatctACAGATACTATATATGTATTTCACGAATCAACAAATCGGCGAATATATGTGAAAACCTTTGTGTTATGTGTGTTTTAATGGAAAGCGAGGAGGTTCTCCGTCTCAAAACTCAAGCCAGCACATTCCATGTGAAGATCAGAGACCATGCCAATATCGAATGATGACCCCATACATGTCTTGTCATGATCTAAACTCGCGATGTATGATGGCAACAATATCTTCTCATAGTTCTGATCATGATGATCAGCAGCGATGTTGACACTGTTGTTTTTGTCGGCATAAAGCAAATTATGTAAGGACTCGTGATCAGGACCATGGCTCGACGATGACGACATCGACCCAATCATCATCTGCTCCCAACCACATGTAGATTGATGTTGACAATGGTGGTGATAGGGATGGTCTATGATCCTTGAAGGCTGCTTCATTAGCTGCTCCCACTGATCATGATGATGTGGAGGGTCGATGGTCGTGGAAGGAGGGGATGATAGTAAGGGTTGCAACTGATTGTTGTAATTAGGAGCGTAATTAAGATCCGGAGCGTCATTAACCTCAAGCCTTTGCGTCTGATGATCATTGTCATAGTTACTGTCTTGTAGTGACAAGTCTCTGCCTTTGTTGAACACTCTGCACAAGACCCAGTCTTCCTGCGTCCACATACCGCAGAAAACGAGAGGACTTGgttagatatgtttttttttcattgtttaGAAACAAATGCATGGAATGTTTACGTTACGCACGGTCTCGTATGCAAATAACCAAACACGCATTAAAGCGACTTTTGTCTCgtttctttcttccttttttttttgttttatctgcACCAAGTTCGTTATTCTTTCTACTTACTACCATCTCACCATGCACATCACAACCCATGCATACATACAAGACTcctaaataaattaaaaaacgaGAAATATCTACATAAATATAATCTTATATCGAAAATGTGAAGAGACTAAACAAAGATCTAAAATAGAtctagaatatattattttgcgaagatattaaatcatttattttctaattgattttaagtttgaaagagattaaatatattttttgcaaaGAGATTAAATCATTTTGAGAGATGGtattaattaacatttttatacatatattatatacaccgGAAAACTTTCCGAGATGAATAAACCAAAACACTATCATCTAAAATGGAAGTATCTAGATTTCACATCGAAAATGAGaagaaactaatatatatatatatatatatatatatatatatatatatatatatatatatagataaatgttgctaaaaattaacatatataatataataagcTGATTCACTTACTTCCGGCCACATGCATCAtactctatatataatatatgcatACATCATATGACCGGAACTTATAGATTAGTCTAGACTAATGTTCTTGAGGTACATAAATATTGTATTGGATTTGTGgagtataataattttttgaaaatttgggatttttaagaaattaaaaggattaaatgatacttttctAGCGAGTTAAAATAGCATGATTTTCCACTcaaatagaaaattttaaaacactaCTATCTCCTTGTTCAAATTAGTTTCATGAAAACCAAGACGCTGGTACAGTTATTGGTATCTATATCTATGGGACGACATTTAGGAATAGACACATGTCGTGAGTTAAGTTACGTTACAAATTATGCTTAATAAGACGTAATTATTGTGAAATGATCATTACTAATAATGGTTAGCAGTATGAAAGAGTGAAGAAATATTGTTGTTGGGGTAATAATCAAGTACCTTAGGTGGCATGTTTGGACACTCAAGACGGAACTCGTGCATGATCCAAGTAGTTTTGATCCCATTTGGTGCTCTGTTCCTGTAGAAGACCAGTGTTTTTCTCATCCCTACCAATTGGCTTGTTCGTGGATCCATCACCGTCCGATCCTTCCCTGTTGCTTTCCAGTACCCACTTACCGTCGCTCTGTTTGTACGATATCCAGTTGCATATTTTCTATCGCGAAAACTGAAGAAGTACCATTCTTTTGCATTCAGCTTTGCCACATCTTAAATTCCAAaacatacaaatttttttaaatcattagtaAATTCTTACAAAGATGTGATATATATCACAGTATGAAAATCGACAACTTTGTAAGAAaagtctgcaaaaaaaaagtctgcaaaaaaaaagtctgCATATGATATACTTGTACTAGGTCGAGACAAAAGATTGTCAGGTTATCACTAGATGTAAAAAGTATATTgctgtttcttttattttattaacaaaatgcTTAAATGAATCTATTTATAtcatttgaagaaaaatatgaaagagtATTTTAAGTAATAAgaaactttcaaaaaatattatttagcattttgatattttatttgtataactATATAATCGTGATTGGAATTACAAAATCATATCTACAACAGGTGAAATAATGATAGTGAATATTGATCTCTTGATagtgaatattttttaatcattggATCACAGAATTATTTGTTTGAATTGGAGTTATAGTCTCTCGGTTTTAGCTCAAAAAAAAGTCTCTCGGTTTATAAACAGATATGTGTCAAAGGTTTGTGTGATGATGTAACTGATACTTGTGATGTAGACAAGACGGGGGATGTGAGACATGGAATTTAGTTctggaaaatataattatgattTTGACTTCAACGGAGGAAATTATTGATCTCTCAAACATTCCTCCTATCAATTTCGCATTAATTTAATCCTCatagaagaagatcaagaagatGCCTGACTACTTCAAAATATTCCTTTATTTTGCCTTAATTGAGAAGAAGAGTAATCAGCAACCATATCCTAaacagcatatatatatatatatatatattcgttatttaattataatctatatagtatatattcgACTAACTACGTACATCAAGATCGTGCTGGTCATGAAAGTTATAAAGGTTTCTTGAGTCCTTAAGGTTGCTTGTGATATGTAGAAAAAAGGTCTACGTGTTTACACACAAAgcctaaatttttgtttattcatgCATTTATTAGTGTTCTTTAATGCAACAAATTAACTAACTTTgaattttatactttttaagtttctaaataaatgtcactttgacatttttcataCAGAATAAGAAACCgaaagaaatatatgtaagttgttattaattatacatatatgaccaataatatttgaataaattatttataaaatcaatatagtCCGCAATTAATTTTTCAAGTAAAATTAAGTATAATTTGTATTAGAATTGtaaattaacaatttttatgtaacaaaaaaaattcgaatAACACTCATGattgaaagaaataaaataatatataatttatcctCTTTGAACAAAGTCCCAACATCTATGATTAGATCAATGCTATTAATACAATTAGATCAATGATTAATTGATCAATCTACAAATCCGGAATTTATGTGAACATATCCTCCGTTTCTGTGTGTTTATTAAACATGTAGGTAGGATCTGACTAATACACAAGATTAAAACATCATTAAATTATTTAGACAAACGATGCAAAGAACAAAACGCGATCGATTTTACGAATCTGTTATCTCTTTTAtgttcaataaaaaaaagaatcttttCTGTAATggaaatcttaaaaaaaaatcacgaaTCCAGGAAGCGGAAAGAGcacatatgatatatataaacaaataaactcATAACACACATAATTAACAAACACAAGTacataaatatagtttaaaatcaGGAATATTGAATAATATATTACCAGGAAGCTGCCATGGCTCACAAATATGCAAGTCAATCTCCACAAGATCACTAGCACCCTTCAAGGCTTCATCAACGTCATCATCCTCAACATCACCGTGGTCAGATTTGGCCCTAATCTTGTTGCAAAGATAATGACAAACTAACTCTTCATCGCTTGGATGAAACCGAAACCCCGGTGGCAATTTGGACCCAATATCTTTCAACCCCATTATGTGAATAAATAAGTAacttaatatgtatatataaatgcaaaagaaaaaaaaatcaacggGAGAATAACACCAATAGTAAGCAGATGTTCAAAGAATAGCTTTAATAGAGGAGGAGGGGGGAGAGGGAAAGGGAGGGGGCGGGGGTGTATAGATACATATATAGGtttaattatgtatatatttatagatagGGGGAATTAGCATATATGATATATGGAAAtagaataatatataacatgCATGTAGCAAAGGATGAAAGATGCCAAGTTAGAGTTTCATACATTATTGTAAGATCAAATGGGTCCATGCTTTGTGTAGTATATGCAGTTAGTTATGGTGGGAAGTTTCAAGAAAAACCAAAGTTACAAGATATCTTAGTTGTGAGGTGTCTCATGGGACACTATTAGCCAATATTCTCTTTTGGTTTCATTGTAATCCACTTAGGGAAACAAGCCAAACTTTTCCCTTATTTCTTGTTCCAATAACCGCTTTCATATagtaaattttacttttatgtaATTATTCGATAAAATCCTTATGCATATATCAATACGTTCACCCCCACCCCCCCTTCCTCccccaaaaagaaaagaaaaagagattacttttttttttcatttgatttttgtACTAATATACTCCTCAGTAAAACTACATGTATAGCCACAAGAGAGTTTCTATGTATCCGATAAGATTGTTGTATATAGATTagtcttaatttttatttttaatatgtgatACCATATTTCAAGATAAGTATGAATTTCAACTCAGATAATTTCATTCAAAAATAGAACCTCGGGTAGTCACAAGAAATTGTGTACACTTTATTTGTGGTAATTAGCGTAGCTAGTATTAATTAAGTATAAGTTTATTGTAATATATCAATTATTCTTGGCCATGGATTTGAGGGAAAATACAATTTATGCTTTAAGCGATTGTAAAGATATACAAACTTTTGTCATTATgatcactatatatataatccttAAGCCATACGGGCAAACTTTTTGTCAACCATTGTTTTCCTCctgatttgatataaaattaaaacgGAAAGGGGTTGGCCAAGCCATATGTAAAGT
It encodes:
- the LOC108849848 gene encoding protein CUP-SHAPED COTYLEDON 3-like; translated protein: MGLKDIGSKLPPGFRFHPSDEELVCHYLCNKIRAKSDHGDVEDDDVDEALKGASDLVEIDLHICEPWQLPDVAKLNAKEWYFFSFRDRKYATGYRTNRATVSGYWKATGKDRTVMDPRTSQLVGMRKTLVFYRNRAPNGIKTTWIMHEFRLECPNMPPKEDWVLCRVFNKGRDLSLQDSNYDNDHQTQRLEVNDAPDLNYAPNYNNQLQPLLSSPPSTTIDPPHHHDQWEQLMKQPSRIIDHPYHHHCQHQSTCGWEQMMIGSMSSSSSHGPDHESLHNLLYADKNNSVNIAADHHDQNYEKILLPSYIASLDHDKTCMGSSFDIGMVSDLHMECAGLSFETENLLAFH